One segment of Pseudanabaena sp. FACHB-2040 DNA contains the following:
- a CDS encoding glucose-1-phosphate adenylyltransferase: MKRVLSIILGGGAGTRLYPLTKYRAKPAVSLAGKYRLIDIPVSNCINSEITKIYVLTQFNSASLNRHIARTYSFSQFTEGFVEVLAAQQTPESPSWFQGTADAVRQYIWMLEEWDVDEYLILSGDHLYRMDYGLFVERHRSTNADVTLSVVPIGYKAASSFGLMKIDNTGRVVDFYEKPKGDALETMKVDTTTLGLTADQAQEKPFIASMGIYLFKKQVLIDLLKNNLDQTDFGKEIIPSNARDYNMQAYLFDGYWEDIGTIEAFYESNIALTKQPQPSFSFYHEDAPIYTRSRYLPPSKMLDAHITESIVAEGCLLKNCRIHHSVVGLRQRINADCLIEDSLLMGADYYEPLSESSQHLTRSKIPMGIGEGTVVRRAIIDKNARVGRNVKIVNKENIQEAEREDLGFYIRSGIIVVLKNAVIPDGMVI, from the coding sequence GTGAAACGAGTATTATCAATCATTCTAGGGGGGGGTGCAGGCACCCGTCTGTATCCTCTAACCAAGTATCGCGCTAAGCCAGCCGTCTCTCTGGCTGGTAAATATCGGCTTATTGATATTCCAGTTAGCAACTGTATCAATTCCGAGATTACAAAGATCTACGTTTTAACCCAGTTCAATTCAGCCTCTCTAAACCGCCATATTGCTCGAACTTACAGCTTTTCTCAGTTCACAGAGGGTTTTGTGGAAGTGCTAGCAGCACAGCAGACCCCTGAGAGCCCTAGCTGGTTTCAGGGAACAGCAGATGCGGTACGCCAGTACATCTGGATGCTGGAGGAATGGGACGTCGATGAGTACCTGATTCTGTCAGGGGATCATTTGTACCGGATGGACTACGGCCTGTTTGTGGAGCGCCACCGCAGCACAAATGCAGATGTAACGCTCTCAGTAGTGCCCATTGGCTACAAGGCAGCTTCTTCCTTCGGCCTGATGAAGATCGACAACACGGGTCGGGTAGTCGATTTCTACGAGAAGCCTAAAGGCGATGCTCTAGAGACGATGAAGGTGGACACTACCACCTTGGGATTAACCGCTGATCAGGCCCAAGAGAAGCCGTTTATTGCCTCAATGGGCATTTACCTGTTCAAAAAACAGGTGCTGATCGACCTGCTGAAGAACAATCTGGATCAGACAGACTTCGGTAAGGAGATCATCCCGTCTAATGCTCGCGACTACAACATGCAGGCCTATCTCTTTGATGGGTACTGGGAAGATATTGGGACAATTGAAGCATTTTATGAGTCGAACATTGCGCTGACTAAACAGCCTCAGCCTTCGTTCAGCTTCTATCACGAAGATGCCCCGATCTATACCCGCTCTCGCTATCTGCCGCCCAGCAAAATGCTGGATGCCCACATTACAGAATCGATTGTGGCAGAGGGCTGTCTTCTCAAAAATTGCCGCATCCACCACTCAGTGGTTGGCCTACGGCAGCGGATTAATGCTGACTGTCTGATTGAAGACTCTCTATTGATGGGGGCTGACTATTACGAACCCCTCTCGGAGAGCAGCCAACACCTGACTCGCAGCAAAATTCCTATGGGCATTGGGGAAGGCACAGTGGTAAGGCGGGCTATTATCGACAAGAATGCTCGCGTGGGCCGCAACGTCAAGATCGTCAACAAGGAAAATATCCAGGAAGCGGAACGGGAAGACCTAGGCTTTTACATTCGTAGCGGCATCATTGTGGTGCTGAAGAATGCGGTTATTCCTG
- a CDS encoding glycosyltransferase: MKNILMISATFPYPPTLGGTPVRTFNLLKYLSQNHAVTLVTQRSAAVSDDEVEALRQWVHHLQVFPRPTEQNLTPGLVGKASRFARFAAQGRPSSVTYVALPAMQEWISRWVEAGKADAITCEHSVNEVFVQPHFRHRVNKVVANIHSSLYGTLINQLQTGTAEKPLRDFFSVALMRRYERRFARKFSDLVLTTEEDRRFFEPLRHPATLQIVPNGVDLQAFPYRSADPGGQNLVFVGALDYIANVDTAVYLAQTLLPALQQRYPDATLTLVGAKPTAQVQALAQLPGVTVTGRVPSVVDYLHQATVCVVPMRIGYGIKNKTLEAMAAGVPVVASDRGLEGLAVEHPLRALRANTTEDYVEAVGRLFEHPELRSDLSCNARALIEAEFTWEQAGQKYEQILLS; this comes from the coding sequence GTGAAAAACATTTTAATGATTTCTGCGACCTTTCCCTACCCGCCCACCCTCGGCGGTACCCCAGTTCGCACTTTCAATCTGCTCAAGTACCTAAGTCAGAACCATGCAGTTACGCTGGTGACGCAGCGGTCGGCAGCAGTGAGCGACGACGAGGTGGAGGCGCTGCGGCAGTGGGTCCATCACCTGCAGGTCTTTCCCCGACCCACCGAGCAGAACTTGACGCCAGGACTGGTGGGGAAAGCCAGCCGCTTTGCTCGCTTTGCGGCCCAGGGGCGGCCCTCCAGTGTTACCTACGTGGCTCTGCCAGCTATGCAGGAGTGGATCAGCCGCTGGGTAGAAGCGGGTAAGGCCGATGCAATCACCTGCGAGCACAGCGTCAACGAGGTCTTTGTGCAGCCTCATTTTCGCCATCGGGTAAATAAAGTGGTGGCCAATATTCACAGCTCGCTCTACGGCACGCTGATCAATCAGCTCCAGACCGGCACGGCCGAGAAACCGCTGCGAGACTTTTTTAGCGTGGCGCTGATGCGCCGCTACGAGCGCCGCTTTGCTCGCAAGTTCTCCGATCTGGTGCTGACCACCGAAGAAGACCGTCGCTTTTTCGAGCCTCTGAGACACCCAGCCACGCTCCAGATCGTGCCCAACGGGGTCGATTTGCAGGCCTTTCCTTACCGCTCTGCTGACCCTGGTGGGCAGAATCTGGTCTTTGTCGGCGCGCTGGACTACATCGCCAATGTTGATACGGCTGTGTATCTAGCCCAGACGCTGCTGCCGGCACTGCAGCAGCGCTATCCTGACGCAACCCTGACTCTGGTGGGGGCTAAGCCTACAGCCCAGGTGCAGGCGCTGGCCCAGCTGCCGGGGGTAACGGTGACGGGGCGAGTGCCGTCGGTAGTAGACTACCTGCACCAGGCAACAGTCTGTGTGGTGCCGATGCGAATTGGCTACGGCATTAAAAACAAAACGCTGGAGGCGATGGCAGCAGGGGTGCCGGTGGTGGCCAGCGATCGCGGGTTGGAGGGGCTCGCGGTAGAGCATCCGCTGCGGGCGTTACGGGCCAACACCACCGAGGACTATGTAGAGGCTGTCGGGCGTTTGTTTGAGCACCCCGAGCTGCGCTCTGATCTGTCTTGCAACGCGCGAGCGTTGATCGAAGCCGAGTTTACCTGGGAGCAGGCCGGACAGAAGTACGAGCAAATTTTGCTGTCCTAA